The Salana multivorans genome window below encodes:
- the thrS gene encoding threonine--tRNA ligase: MPSVSITLDGVPTEIEAGTTATTLVGAEAKGPGAVVAVRVDGELRDLDRELPADAVVERVTIDSPDGLAILRHSTAHVLAQAVQQVNPDARLGIGPPITDGFYYDFDVETPFTPDQLRELEKVMGRIVKEGQTFRRRVVSDDEARAELATEPYKLELIGLKGGSDTETAAAAEGASVEVGGGELTIYDNVRGAGRESETVVWKDLCRGPHLPSTRLIGNGFQLMRSAAAYWRGSEKNPQLQRVYGTAWPSKDELKAYTDRLAEAERRDHRRLGTELDLFSFPEEIGSGLPVFHPRGGVVRMAMEEYSRRRHVEAGYEFVYSPHATKGKLFEVSGHLDWYADGMYPPMHLDTEHHADGTVKREGQDYYLKPMNCPMHNLIFDSRGRSYRELPLRLFEFGTVYRYEKSGVVHGLTRARGFTQDDAHIYTTREQMREELASLLDFVLDLLRDYGLDDFYLELSTRNPEKSVGDDATWHEATETLREVATASGLDLVDDPGGAAFYGPKISVQARDAIGRTWQLSTIQLDFNLPERFDLTYQAADGSRQRPVMIHRALFGSIERFFAILLEHYAGAFPAWLAPVQVIAVPVAEPFNDYLGDVVARLRAAGVRAELDASDDRFNKKIRTATTQKPPFILIAGGDDADAGAVSFRFRDGTQRNGVPVDEAIELITTAIADRTA, from the coding sequence GTGCCCAGCGTGAGCATCACCCTCGACGGCGTTCCCACCGAGATCGAGGCGGGCACGACGGCGACGACGCTGGTGGGCGCGGAGGCCAAGGGACCCGGGGCCGTCGTGGCGGTTCGCGTCGACGGCGAGCTGCGCGACCTGGACCGTGAGCTGCCGGCGGACGCCGTCGTCGAGCGCGTCACGATCGACTCGCCCGACGGGCTCGCGATCCTGCGGCACTCGACGGCGCACGTCCTCGCGCAGGCGGTCCAGCAGGTGAACCCCGACGCGAGGCTGGGCATCGGCCCGCCCATCACGGACGGCTTCTACTACGACTTCGACGTCGAGACCCCGTTCACCCCCGACCAGCTCCGCGAGCTGGAGAAGGTGATGGGGCGGATCGTCAAGGAGGGACAGACGTTCCGTCGGCGCGTCGTGTCCGACGACGAGGCGCGGGCCGAGCTCGCGACCGAGCCGTACAAGCTCGAGCTGATCGGCCTCAAGGGCGGCTCCGACACCGAGACCGCCGCGGCGGCCGAGGGCGCGTCCGTCGAGGTCGGCGGCGGCGAGCTGACGATCTACGACAACGTGCGCGGCGCCGGCCGCGAGTCCGAGACGGTGGTCTGGAAGGACCTGTGCCGCGGACCGCACCTGCCGAGCACCCGGCTCATCGGCAACGGGTTCCAGCTCATGCGCTCGGCCGCGGCCTACTGGCGCGGCAGCGAGAAGAACCCGCAGCTCCAGCGCGTCTACGGGACGGCGTGGCCGTCCAAGGACGAGCTCAAGGCCTACACCGACCGGCTCGCCGAGGCGGAGCGCCGGGACCACCGCCGCCTCGGGACCGAGCTGGACCTGTTCTCCTTCCCGGAGGAGATCGGCTCCGGGCTGCCCGTGTTCCACCCCCGCGGTGGCGTCGTGCGGATGGCGATGGAGGAGTACAGCCGCCGTCGGCACGTCGAGGCCGGCTACGAGTTCGTGTACTCGCCGCACGCCACCAAGGGCAAGCTCTTCGAGGTCTCCGGACACCTCGACTGGTACGCCGACGGCATGTACCCGCCGATGCACCTCGACACCGAGCACCACGCGGACGGCACCGTCAAGCGCGAGGGCCAGGACTACTACCTCAAGCCCATGAACTGCCCGATGCACAACCTGATCTTCGACTCCCGCGGCCGGTCCTACCGCGAGCTGCCGCTGCGGCTGTTCGAGTTCGGCACCGTCTACCGGTACGAGAAGTCGGGCGTCGTGCACGGGCTCACCCGGGCGCGCGGGTTCACCCAGGACGACGCGCACATCTACACCACGCGCGAGCAGATGCGCGAGGAGCTGGCGAGCCTGCTCGACTTCGTCCTCGACCTGCTGCGGGACTACGGCCTCGACGACTTCTACCTCGAGCTGTCGACCCGCAACCCCGAGAAGTCCGTCGGCGACGACGCGACGTGGCACGAGGCGACCGAGACCCTGCGCGAGGTCGCGACCGCCTCGGGGCTCGACCTCGTCGACGACCCGGGCGGCGCCGCGTTCTACGGCCCGAAGATCTCCGTCCAGGCGCGCGACGCCATCGGCCGGACGTGGCAGCTCTCGACGATCCAGCTCGACTTCAACCTGCCCGAGCGGTTCGACCTGACCTACCAGGCGGCCGACGGCTCGCGGCAGCGCCCGGTGATGATCCACCGCGCCCTGTTCGGCTCGATCGAGCGGTTCTTCGCGATCCTGCTGGAGCACTACGCCGGCGCCTTCCCGGCCTGGCTCGCTCCCGTCCAGGTCATCGCCGTGCCCGTCGCCGAGCCGTTCAACGACTACCTCGGCGACGTCGTCGCCCGGCTGCGCGCGGCCGGCGTCCGGGCCGAGCTGGACGCCTCCGACGACCGGTTCAACAAGAAGATCCGGACGGCGACGACGCAGAAGCCGCCGTTCATCCTCATCGCGGGCGGAGACGACGCGGACGCCGGGGCCGTGAGCTTCCGGTTCCGCGACGGGACGCAGCGCAACGGCGTGCCGGTCGACGAGGCGATCGAGC